The following are encoded together in the Blautia obeum ATCC 29174 genome:
- a CDS encoding NfeD family protein, whose protein sequence is MEPLMWLIVLAVFLVIEAITVGLTTIWFAGGALVAAIASGAGAGILVQWILFLVISLVLLIFTRPLAVRYMNKGVPKTNVNSLIGEKAVVIQKINNLEQTGQVRINDIEWMARTSSDEVTIPEQTVVTIEAVQGVKLIVKEEKEGK, encoded by the coding sequence ATGGAACCTTTAATGTGGCTGATCGTGTTGGCGGTCTTTCTTGTGATCGAGGCAATCACGGTAGGACTGACTACGATCTGGTTTGCAGGAGGCGCACTGGTCGCAGCGATTGCGTCAGGCGCAGGTGCAGGTATACTGGTGCAGTGGATCCTGTTTTTAGTCATTTCACTGGTCCTGCTGATTTTTACAAGACCACTGGCAGTTCGATATATGAATAAGGGTGTGCCAAAGACCAATGTAAACAGCCTGATCGGAGAAAAAGCTGTTGTGATTCAGAAGATCAATAATCTGGAGCAGACAGGGCAGGTCCGTATCAATGATATTGAATGGATGGCGAGAACATCTTCTGATGAAGTAACGATTCCGGAACAGACAGTTGTAACAATTGAAGCTGTTCAGGGAGTAAAACTGATTGTGAAAGAAGAAAAGGAGGGTAAGTAA